The window TAACTCGTAACTCGGAACGCGAAACACGTAACCCGCAACTCGGTCATGGCTTCCATTTGAGAAAATTGCTAAGCACTTGTAGGCCATAATCCTGGCTTTTTTCCGGGTGAAACTGGGTACCGAAGATATTGTTCCGCCTGACCGCTGCGGTTACAGCGCCGCCATAATTGCAGATCGCATCCACATCGTGTTCATGATCGCACCTCAAGTGATAGGAGTGGACGAAGTAGCAATCAGGGGACAGCGGTAACCCTGCAAAAAGTGGGCTCTCTTGACGATAATGAACCTCATTCCAGCCCACGTGGGGCACTCGCAGAAGCGGATCGTCAGGCTGGAGGCGGACGACATCACCCTCAATCCAACCCAATCCTTTGTGTTCCCCGCCTTCGAAACCTCGGCGCGCCATGGCCTGCATGCCGAGGCAGATACCCAGAATGGGCTTGCCCTGGTGGATAATCGCCTTATTCAGGGCTTCTGTGAAACCTTTCTCTGTCAGGTTCGTCATACAATCCCCGAAAGCGCCGACACCCGGAAGCACAATTCGTTCAACATCTTTGATATCTTCCCCCCGGGCGCAGACTTTTACCTCCGCTCCCACCATCTCCAACCCGTGGTAAACGGAAAGCAGATTCCCCATACCGTAATCAATAATACCGATCATAGTTTAAGGTTCAGGGTTCAGGGTTCACCGTTCACGGTTCACGGTTTTTGGTCCATAGCTCACGATTGGCTGTTTTTGCGCTTTTCATAGTTTCTGAGATA is drawn from Thermodesulfobacteriota bacterium and contains these coding sequences:
- the hisH gene encoding imidazole glycerol phosphate synthase subunit HisH, encoding MIGIIDYGMGNLLSVYHGLEMVGAEVKVCARGEDIKDVERIVLPGVGAFGDCMTNLTEKGFTEALNKAIIHQGKPILGICLGMQAMARRGFEGGEHKGLGWIEGDVVRLQPDDPLLRVPHVGWNEVHYRQESPLFAGLPLSPDCYFVHSYHLRCDHEHDVDAICNYGGAVTAAVRRNNIFGTQFHPEKSQDYGLQVLSNFLKWKP